One Trichormus variabilis 0441 genomic window, AGTTGAAGGTGAGCTGTTTACCAGCGAATTGCCAAATGCCTTGAAGAATAAAGTTGAGAAGGTTGCACAACCAGTGCTTTCCTAGAAAACTTGAGTGCTGAGTAAAAAAGCCCAGCTACTTACTCAGCACTCTTAATTTAAATTATGTTTCCAACTGCTTAAATCTGCTAAGGAGCGATCGCGATAACGCCCGTAACGCTCTGGTTTACTTTTGATTTTCATGCCCAAATCTGGCAGAATGCCAAAGTTAGGGGGCATTGGTTGGAAGTGTTTGGGCGAAGCGGAACTGATAAATTCTAATAATGCGCCTAACATTGTCGTCGGTGGTAACGCTAAGGGTTCTTTACCCAAAGCCAATCTGGCAGCGTTGGTTCCTGCTAACCAACCGCCTGCTGCTGCTGCTGTATAACCTTCTGTACCAATTAATTGTCCAGCAGCCAATAATGTGGGACGTTGCTTAAACTGTAGGGTGGGTAGCATTAATTGGGGTGCATTGATAAATGTGTTGCGGTGCATAACTCCCAACCTTACAAACTCCGCCTTTTCCAAGCCGGGGATCATTTGAAATACGCGTTTTTGTTCACCCCAACGCAGATTAGTTTGAAACCCTACCATATTCCACAATTGACCGGCTTTATCTTCTTGTCGTAACTGTACCACCGCATAGGGACGTTCCCCAGTCCGACTGTCAGATAAGCCCACTGGCTTCACGGGGCCGTAGCGCATGGTATCTTCTCCTCGTTGCGCTAACTCTTCAATGGGGAGACAGGCTTCAAAAAACTTGGCTGTTTCCCGTTCAAAGTCTTTAAGTTCTGTTTGTTCGGCTTTGCAGAGTTCTTCTCGAAACCGCAGATACTGTTCCTTATTCATCGGACAGTTGAGATAGGCGGCTTCACCTTTGTCATAGCGGGAAGCCATAAAAGCAATATCGCGGTTAATGGAATCGCCGACAA contains:
- the trmFO gene encoding FADH(2)-oxidizing methylenetetrahydrofolate--tRNA-(uracil(54)-C(5))-methyltransferase TrmFO — protein: MDQQPIQVIGGGLAGTEAAWQIAQAGVPVILHEMRPKRFSPAHHTEHLAELVCSNSFGAMASDRAAGLLHEELRQLGSVVIAKADEHAVPAGGALAVDRGQFGQDLTQTLASHPLVEFRRSEVPAIPEGIVVLATGPLTSPDLAADLHRFTGMEYMSFFDAASPIIVGDSINRDIAFMASRYDKGEAAYLNCPMNKEQYLRFREELCKAEQTELKDFERETAKFFEACLPIEELAQRGEDTMRYGPVKPVGLSDSRTGERPYAVVQLRQEDKAGQLWNMVGFQTNLRWGEQKRVFQMIPGLEKAEFVRLGVMHRNTFINAPQLMLPTLQFKQRPTLLAAGQLIGTEGYTAAAAGGWLAGTNAARLALGKEPLALPPTTMLGALLEFISSASPKHFQPMPPNFGILPDLGMKIKSKPERYGRYRDRSLADLSSWKHNLN